The Microbacterium paraoxydans genome includes a window with the following:
- the mtrB gene encoding MtrAB system histidine kinase MtrB, with protein sequence MAATTATTAVAVLRDWRGWPDVLAALWRRSLRFRTLAITLVATSLAIFITCVTMALVIQNDLFVSRKNVALEDARRAVDQAQSLLDVAEVGDDPAALTDLWNGIPDTLSRTSSADQLAGFKIQDGSGTVRLNGFTAGLTPDLLSPELQARVREFDDRQAWQSVALPTEDGGVVPGIVVGQQLQVPQAGSFEIYFAYDLADADQTLVFVQRTLWIAGIGLVAIVAAISWIVLRTVSTPIVQAAETSARLAAGDLGVRLEVHGEDELATLGRSFNAMADSIEAQIKELGELSMVQQRFVSDVSHELRTPLTTIRLAADMLNDQRDEFDPTTARTAELLHAQVQRFDTLLADLLEISRYDAGSVQLELEATSLAQLAEDVIEQMRPLAEGHGTEIRLVAPGGYSPVDMDPRRVRRVLRNLIGNAIEHGEGRPVVVTVDSNQHAVAAGVRDFGLGMDPGDAERVFDRFWRADPSRQRTIGGTGLGLSIALGDATLHGGTLAVWSELGVGSHFVLTVPRHDRVLDGPSPIPVEPQEPLAELGDATQPISIAETYSDLLDGKDQS encoded by the coding sequence ATGGCCGCGACGACAGCGACCACGGCCGTCGCCGTCCTCCGCGACTGGCGCGGCTGGCCGGACGTGCTGGCGGCGCTGTGGCGACGGTCGCTCCGGTTCCGCACCCTCGCGATCACCCTGGTCGCCACGTCGCTGGCGATCTTCATCACGTGCGTCACGATGGCGCTCGTCATCCAGAACGACCTCTTCGTGTCGCGGAAGAACGTCGCGCTGGAGGATGCCCGCCGGGCGGTGGACCAGGCGCAGTCGCTCCTGGACGTGGCGGAGGTGGGCGACGACCCCGCGGCGCTGACCGATCTCTGGAACGGCATCCCGGACACCCTCTCGCGCACGTCGAGTGCCGACCAGCTCGCCGGCTTCAAGATCCAGGACGGTTCAGGGACGGTACGGCTCAACGGCTTCACCGCCGGGCTGACGCCGGATCTGCTGAGCCCCGAGCTGCAGGCCCGGGTCCGCGAGTTCGACGACCGGCAGGCCTGGCAGTCCGTCGCCCTGCCCACCGAGGATGGCGGCGTCGTGCCGGGCATCGTCGTGGGGCAGCAGCTCCAGGTGCCGCAAGCCGGATCCTTCGAGATCTACTTCGCCTACGACCTCGCCGACGCCGACCAGACCCTCGTCTTCGTGCAGAGGACCCTGTGGATCGCCGGCATCGGGCTGGTCGCCATCGTCGCGGCCATCTCCTGGATCGTGCTGCGGACCGTGTCCACCCCGATCGTCCAGGCGGCGGAGACGAGCGCACGGCTCGCGGCGGGCGATCTCGGCGTGCGGCTGGAGGTGCACGGCGAGGATGAGCTCGCGACCCTCGGCCGCTCCTTCAACGCGATGGCCGACAGCATCGAGGCGCAGATCAAGGAGCTCGGCGAGCTGTCCATGGTGCAGCAGCGCTTCGTGTCCGACGTCTCGCACGAGCTCAGGACCCCGCTGACGACGATCCGCCTCGCCGCCGACATGCTCAACGACCAGCGTGACGAGTTTGATCCCACGACCGCACGCACCGCCGAGCTCCTGCACGCGCAGGTGCAGCGGTTCGACACGCTGCTGGCCGACCTGCTGGAGATCAGTCGCTACGACGCGGGGTCCGTGCAGCTCGAGCTGGAGGCCACGAGTCTCGCGCAGCTCGCGGAGGACGTGATCGAGCAGATGCGGCCGCTCGCGGAAGGGCACGGCACGGAGATCCGTCTCGTGGCACCCGGCGGCTACTCGCCGGTCGACATGGACCCGCGCCGCGTGCGGCGGGTGCTGCGCAACCTCATCGGCAACGCGATCGAGCACGGCGAGGGACGCCCGGTCGTCGTCACGGTGGACAGCAACCAGCACGCGGTGGCGGCCGGCGTCCGGGACTTCGGGCTGGGCATGGACCCCGGAGACGCGGAGCGGGTGTTCGACAGATTCTGGCGGGCGGACCCGTCGCGTCAGCGCACGATCGGCGGCACCGGGCTCGGGCTGTCGATCGCCCTCGGCGACGCCACCCTCCACGGCGGGACCCTGGCGGTCTGGTCCGAGCTCGGCGTCGGCTCCCACTTCGTCCTCACCGTGCCCCGCCACGACCGGGTGCTCGACGGACCCAGTCCGATCCCGGTGGAGCCGCAGGAGCCCCTCGCCGAGCTCGGTGATGCCACGCAGCCGATCTCCATCGCCGAGACGTACTCTGATCTCCTCGACGGGAAGGACCAGTCATGA
- the mtrA gene encoding MtrAB system response regulator MtrA, which produces MTSRILVVDDDTALAEMIGIVLRTEGFEPVFCADGARAVDEWRAQRPDLVLLDLMLPGMDGIEICTRIRAESGVPIIMLTARSDTADVVRGLEVGADDYMVKPFNPKELVARIRTRLRPTPQASSEQLRIGDLTVDVDAHEVRRGTTPIALTPLEFQLLVALASKPQQVFSREMLLEQVWGYHYKADTRLVNVHVQRLRAKVELDPDNPKIVMTVRGVGYRAGSVT; this is translated from the coding sequence ATGACCTCACGCATCCTTGTGGTCGACGACGACACCGCGCTCGCCGAGATGATCGGCATCGTGCTGCGCACGGAGGGATTCGAGCCGGTGTTCTGCGCGGACGGCGCGCGCGCCGTCGACGAGTGGCGCGCGCAGCGTCCCGACCTGGTGCTCCTCGACCTGATGCTCCCCGGTATGGACGGCATCGAGATCTGCACGCGGATCCGCGCCGAGTCGGGGGTGCCGATCATCATGCTGACGGCACGCAGCGACACGGCCGACGTGGTGCGCGGTCTCGAGGTCGGCGCCGACGACTACATGGTCAAGCCGTTCAATCCCAAGGAGCTCGTGGCCCGCATCCGCACCCGGCTGCGGCCGACACCGCAGGCCTCCAGCGAGCAGCTGCGGATCGGCGACCTCACCGTCGACGTGGACGCGCACGAGGTGCGCCGCGGGACGACGCCGATCGCCCTCACGCCGCTGGAGTTCCAGCTCCTCGTGGCCCTCGCCTCCAAGCCGCAGCAGGTGTTCTCCCGCGAGATGCTCCTCGAGCAGGTCTGGGGCTACCACTACAAGGCCGACACGCGGCTCGTGAACGTGCACGTGCAGCGCCTGCGGGCGAAGGTCGAGCTCGACCCGGACAACCCCAAGATCGTCATGACGGTCCGCGGCGTGGGCTACCGCGCCGGCAGCGTCACCTAG
- a CDS encoding ComF family protein: protein MGITTRTHALLAEIGALLLAARCAGCERPGTLLCDDCRHALDPSPREVRTPAGLRVRAALALEGPAASCIRRMKGEGETLLARPLGAALAAVLTPVLVPGVWVIPVPTSRAAFRRRGTRVPELLVRRAGADPQRVLTLTRRVRDQRELAAPDRAANVRGAMISRRRGSGAPAVVVDDVVTTGATLDEAVRALVAAGFVVVGAVALAATPKSPESG, encoded by the coding sequence ATGGGGATCACGACACGGACGCACGCGCTCCTCGCCGAGATCGGCGCCCTTCTGCTCGCCGCGCGGTGCGCCGGGTGCGAGCGTCCGGGGACGCTGCTCTGCGACGACTGCCGGCACGCGCTCGATCCGTCGCCGCGCGAGGTGCGCACGCCGGCGGGCCTGCGGGTCCGAGCCGCGCTCGCTCTGGAGGGTCCCGCAGCGTCCTGCATCCGGCGGATGAAGGGGGAGGGCGAGACGCTCCTGGCCCGGCCGCTCGGCGCCGCGCTCGCCGCTGTCCTGACGCCCGTCCTCGTCCCCGGGGTCTGGGTGATCCCGGTGCCGACCTCGCGCGCCGCGTTCCGTCGTCGGGGCACCCGCGTTCCGGAGCTCCTCGTCCGGCGCGCCGGAGCCGATCCGCAGCGCGTCCTGACCCTCACGCGCCGGGTGCGCGACCAGCGCGAGCTGGCTGCCCCGGACCGCGCCGCGAACGTCCGCGGGGCGATGATCTCGCGGCGCCGGGGATCCGGGGCCCCGGCGGTGGTCGTGGACGACGTGGTCACGACGGGAGCCACGCTCGACGAGGCGGTCCGGGCGCTCGTCGCCGCCGGGTTCGTGGTCGTCGGGGCCGTCGCGCTCGCCGCCACGCCGAAGTCGCCGGAATCCGGATGA
- a CDS encoding glycerophosphoryl diester phosphodiesterase membrane domain-containing protein, producing the protein MSGQTWTPAPRKGIIPLHPLTFGMLLGKAFAALRHNPKVLFGFAVVIQLIVVIATAGVMGVVLFTTFSRLETVSPSSPDFEAVFAGTIAINLLAGLLVGLASIAFTAIMQGVVAAEVGYATVGVKATLRMLWRRMAPAFWRLAGFASLSVLALFGGLAIVAGVIGALIAGGLGGTPEMIGIVVLVVVLLGLAAIPLTVWLSTKLLLVPSILVLERARFREAFVRSWRLTRGRFWVAFGVTFLISLIMGLAMQVVSFPTAMLSSFLGTVIAPTGASEPSAVVGYVFALLAPQVLLLILQAIAIVVQSTGGVLVYLDCRMRYEGLDQALLSHVERRDLGVPEDQLGDPFAVDPSRAVTSAPPPRQVPEHVMMTQAYGAPGYGAPEYGAPGYGAPGYGAPGYGAPGYPAPGAQTAPPSFAPPPPPAPAPPASPPADADAGGGWTAPGSSRQP; encoded by the coding sequence GTGAGCGGCCAGACGTGGACCCCAGCTCCCCGGAAGGGCATCATCCCCCTTCACCCGCTGACCTTCGGCATGCTGCTGGGCAAGGCCTTCGCGGCGCTGCGGCACAACCCCAAGGTCCTGTTCGGGTTCGCCGTCGTCATCCAGCTCATCGTGGTCATCGCCACGGCCGGGGTGATGGGCGTCGTCCTGTTCACGACGTTCTCCCGGTTGGAGACGGTCTCCCCCTCCTCCCCCGACTTCGAGGCCGTGTTCGCCGGCACGATCGCCATCAACCTCCTCGCCGGGCTCCTCGTCGGGCTCGCGTCCATCGCGTTCACCGCGATCATGCAGGGCGTCGTGGCCGCCGAGGTCGGCTACGCCACGGTCGGCGTCAAGGCCACGCTGCGCATGCTGTGGCGCCGGATGGCCCCGGCGTTCTGGCGGCTCGCGGGATTCGCCTCCCTCTCGGTGCTCGCCCTCTTCGGCGGCCTCGCCATCGTCGCGGGCGTCATCGGCGCGCTCATCGCCGGCGGCCTCGGCGGCACCCCGGAGATGATCGGCATCGTGGTGCTCGTCGTGGTCCTCCTGGGCCTGGCCGCGATCCCGCTCACGGTGTGGCTGTCGACCAAGCTGCTGCTCGTCCCGTCGATCCTCGTGCTGGAGCGCGCCCGGTTCCGCGAGGCGTTCGTGCGGTCCTGGCGCCTGACCCGCGGCCGCTTCTGGGTCGCATTCGGCGTGACCTTCCTCATCAGCCTGATCATGGGCCTGGCGATGCAGGTGGTCAGCTTCCCGACCGCCATGCTCTCCTCGTTCCTCGGCACCGTCATCGCGCCCACCGGCGCCAGTGAGCCGAGCGCGGTGGTCGGGTACGTCTTCGCCCTCCTCGCCCCGCAGGTTCTCCTGCTGATCCTGCAGGCGATCGCCATCGTCGTGCAGAGCACCGGCGGCGTGCTCGTCTACCTCGACTGCCGGATGCGCTATGAGGGTCTCGACCAGGCCCTCCTCTCCCATGTCGAGCGCCGCGACCTCGGCGTCCCCGAGGATCAGCTCGGCGATCCCTTCGCGGTCGATCCCTCGCGGGCCGTCACCAGTGCTCCCCCGCCGCGTCAGGTGCCGGAGCACGTCATGATGACGCAGGCGTACGGCGCCCCCGGATACGGCGCCCCCGAGTACGGCGCGCCCGGATACGGGGCTCCCGGATACGGGGCTCCCGGATACGGGGCTCCCGGATATCCGGCGCCGGGTGCGCAGACGGCGCCTCCCTCCTTCGCCCCGCCGCCCCCACCCGCGCCGGCACCCCCGGCCTCGCCCCCCGCCGATGCCGATGCGGGAGGCGGATGGACGGCTCCGGGCAGCTCCCGGCAGCCATGA
- a CDS encoding LpqB family beta-propeller domain-containing protein produces MSTRASRRLLRAAAVAVVALLLPACAGLPTSGDVAVGLELGESPDDVDVLPVASGPIAGAGPEEIVEGFLEAGITTSDNWATAREFLAPSLQRSWRPSAGVSIDAGAETRTLTSNVADDQVEDADEAEVQVLLELLASVDDSGAYSGAPGDSSIPFALARDEDGEWRITQAPDGVVIDEARFPNVFEGYSLQWFDAGWSRLVPDIRWFPRRQSPATTVTQALVAGTPAEWLDPAVQTAFPADVQLAQDAVLITAQVAEVSLTRPAAGLDRTTLARMRTQLQTTLRAAGVNVTQVRFSVDGRALDAGVVELADSTPEPGTLVLKDGVFGRIVGDEIASIPAISPQIQSVSQPIEAIDVAADDASAALQLDDGHVYLVGKSSRDELDARPGLVQPSLDPYGYVWSVPAGAPQAVQAVGPDVVAHKVAGAWPSASSISDLRVAADGARVAAVIVVGGQRWLAVASVVRDGSGVPTDLGEMRPLLQLTEASTGLAWLGPDRLAVLTDSSTPRLLVQPVGGPGSAETAPSDAASVAGARTPAGVRILDADGQLFAHAGSAWREVAEGVAILATRAGE; encoded by the coding sequence ATGAGCACGCGCGCGTCACGTCGCCTCCTCCGCGCCGCTGCCGTGGCGGTCGTGGCCCTGCTGCTGCCGGCCTGTGCGGGGCTGCCGACGAGCGGAGACGTGGCGGTCGGCCTCGAGCTCGGGGAGTCGCCCGACGACGTCGACGTCCTCCCCGTCGCCTCCGGACCGATCGCGGGCGCGGGGCCGGAGGAGATCGTGGAGGGCTTCCTCGAGGCGGGCATCACGACCTCGGACAACTGGGCCACGGCGCGCGAGTTCCTGGCGCCCTCGCTGCAGCGGAGCTGGCGCCCGTCGGCGGGCGTCTCCATCGACGCCGGAGCGGAGACGCGGACCCTGACCTCGAACGTCGCCGACGACCAGGTCGAGGACGCCGACGAGGCCGAGGTGCAGGTGCTGCTCGAGCTGCTCGCGAGCGTGGACGACTCCGGGGCGTACAGCGGCGCCCCCGGGGATTCGAGCATCCCGTTCGCCCTGGCCCGGGACGAGGACGGCGAGTGGCGCATCACCCAGGCACCGGACGGCGTCGTGATCGACGAGGCGCGGTTCCCCAACGTTTTCGAGGGGTACTCGCTGCAGTGGTTCGATGCGGGCTGGTCGCGACTGGTCCCGGACATACGGTGGTTCCCCCGCCGTCAGAGCCCGGCGACCACGGTGACTCAGGCGCTCGTCGCCGGAACCCCGGCGGAGTGGCTCGACCCGGCGGTCCAGACGGCCTTCCCCGCCGACGTGCAGCTGGCGCAGGACGCGGTGCTGATCACGGCGCAGGTCGCCGAGGTGTCGCTGACGCGTCCCGCGGCTGGTCTCGACCGGACGACCCTGGCGCGCATGCGCACCCAGCTGCAAACCACGTTGAGGGCCGCCGGCGTGAACGTCACCCAGGTGCGCTTCAGCGTCGACGGGAGGGCTCTCGACGCGGGGGTCGTCGAGCTCGCCGACTCCACGCCGGAACCGGGGACGCTGGTGCTGAAGGACGGCGTGTTCGGGCGCATCGTCGGCGACGAGATCGCGTCGATCCCCGCGATCAGCCCGCAGATCCAGTCCGTGTCGCAGCCGATCGAGGCGATCGACGTCGCCGCGGACGATGCGAGTGCCGCGCTCCAGCTCGATGACGGCCATGTGTACCTCGTGGGCAAGAGCTCGCGCGACGAGCTGGATGCTCGTCCTGGCCTGGTGCAGCCGTCCCTCGACCCCTACGGCTACGTGTGGTCGGTCCCCGCGGGCGCGCCGCAGGCCGTGCAGGCCGTCGGTCCGGACGTGGTCGCCCACAAGGTCGCCGGTGCCTGGCCGAGCGCCTCCTCCATCTCCGACCTGCGGGTGGCGGCGGACGGCGCCCGCGTGGCGGCGGTGATCGTGGTCGGCGGCCAGCGCTGGCTCGCGGTCGCGTCGGTGGTGCGGGACGGGTCCGGTGTGCCGACGGACCTCGGCGAGATGCGCCCGCTGCTCCAGCTCACCGAGGCGTCGACGGGACTCGCCTGGCTGGGTCCGGATCGCCTGGCCGTCCTGACCGATTCGTCCACCCCGCGGCTCCTGGTGCAGCCGGTCGGCGGTCCCGGGTCGGCGGAGACCGCACCCAGCGACGCCGCGTCGGTCGCCGGCGCCCGCACTCCCGCGGGCGTGCGCATCCTCGATGCCGATGGTCAGCTGTTCGCTCACGCCGGCTCGGCGTGGCGCGAGGTCGCGGAGGGCGTCGCGATCCTCGCCACCCGCGCCGGGGAGTGA
- the hpf gene encoding ribosome hibernation-promoting factor, HPF/YfiA family, which produces METSIVGVGVGITDRFRTVVEEKIAKIQTLAAKAQRLDVKVTHRVYRNGRIPDETVELTLVGKGPVVRAEAVDGDKFVALDLAIDKMTEQLRRAKEKRVDGRQHPRGPHFEKGSGSLEGIDVQPASAEVLHAVATGSIPVQSEEEEDYSPVVIRTKSFEAEWMTVEEAVDRMELVGHDFFLFVDARTDHPSVVYRRKGWDYGVIALSTQAPPAEALAS; this is translated from the coding sequence ATGGAAACGAGCATCGTGGGCGTCGGAGTGGGCATCACCGATCGCTTCCGCACCGTCGTCGAAGAGAAGATCGCCAAGATCCAGACACTCGCCGCCAAGGCGCAACGTCTGGACGTGAAGGTCACGCACCGGGTCTACCGCAACGGGCGCATCCCGGACGAGACGGTCGAGCTGACGCTGGTCGGCAAGGGCCCCGTGGTCCGTGCCGAGGCCGTCGACGGCGACAAGTTCGTGGCTCTCGACCTCGCGATCGACAAGATGACGGAGCAGCTGCGCCGCGCGAAGGAGAAGCGCGTCGACGGACGACAGCATCCGCGCGGCCCGCACTTCGAGAAGGGCAGCGGATCGCTCGAGGGCATCGACGTGCAGCCGGCCTCCGCCGAGGTGCTGCACGCCGTCGCGACCGGCAGCATCCCGGTGCAGAGCGAGGAGGAGGAGGACTACTCGCCCGTCGTCATCCGCACGAAGAGCTTCGAGGCGGAGTGGATGACGGTGGAGGAGGCCGTCGACCGGATGGAGCTCGTCGGGCACGACTTCTTCCTCTTCGTCGATGCGCGCACCGACCACCCGAGCGTGGTCTACCGCCGCAAGGGCTGGGACTACGGTGTCATCGCCCTGAGCACGCAGGCTCCGCCCGCCGAGGCGCTCGCCTCCTGA